TCTTCTCTCAATCTCCACACCAACCTTTGGTTGAACGATCGCCCCTTCGATGGCTCGTGGCGGCCGCAGAATACGCCTCAAGGAGGCTCCCCCTTTCGCACGCTGGCCCGCCGGACCGCCCGTCAAATCACCTCAAGATTGGCTTGCAAGGCCCCCGCCGATTTGAGCGCGGATAGAATGGCCACCAGGTCCCGAGGCGTGACGCCGACCGCATTCAGTGCCTGGACCACATCTCCCAAGGTGACGGTCTCGTCGATCACGACAAGCCTGGATTCCTGTTCCTTGACCTCGGTTTGGACATCGGGCGTCACGGTTGTCTGCCCGCCGGTCGATCCGACGATCGGGGCGGGCGGCTGCGACACGTTCAAGGTGTTCTTCACGGACACGATCAGGTTGCCGTGGGAGATTGCGCAATTCGAGATCCGCACATGCTGGCCCAGGACGACCGTCCCGGTCCGCTCGTTCACCACCACCTTGGCCGGCGTATCGACGACCACATCCTGCCCTTCCAGCGCGGCAATGTAATGGGCGACACGGCCGCGATAATCGGCCGGCACCGCAGCCCGCACCAACCCCGCATTGACCGGAGTCGCGGTGCCCGGCCCGAAGACCCCATCGATGGCCTCGGCCACGCGGATCGCGGTCGTAAAGTCCGCATGCCGGAGGAGCACGGACACCGAGTCCCAGGCATCAAGATCCACCACGACTTCCTTTTCGATGAGGGCGCCGCTCGGCACCACTCCCGCCGCCTGATGGTTCTTGACGACCGTGCTGCCTCCCGGACCGCCGACCCCGCCGAGAAAGCCGCCGATCGAAATCGGACCCTGCGCCACGGCATAGACCTGTTGGTTCGGCGCCTTGAGCGGCGTCAGCAACAGGGTGCCTCCTTGCAGGCTCTTGGCATTGGCCATGGACGAGACAACCGCGTCAATCGCCATGCCGGGCTTCGCGAACGGCGGCAACTTCGCCGTCACCATCACCGAGGCGATGTTGCGGGTGAGCAATTGAATGGGATCGATCACCAGGTTGATGCCCATCTTGTTCAACATCGACATCATGGCCTGGACGGTGAATTGCCCGCCGATGACTTGATCGCCGGTCCGATCCAATCCAACCACGAGACCGTAGCCGATGAGCTGGTTCTCGCGGACGCCTTCAATAGAACCCACATCCTTGATCCGAACCGCCGAGGCCGGCTCCGCCAACACCGCCAGCAGGAGAGACAGGACCAACGAGCCATGCCACGCACGGCGACGGGACGTGGCCTTCATCGCGATCCCTCACGTTGGTTCATTGCAGACCTCCGATGATCACGCGGCAGGCTGACGATGAAATACCCTGGTCCACCAGCCGGCGGGGACCGATTCCCCTTTGGCCGCCGGCGTCGCGGCTTCTTCGGCCTCTCCAGCTTCCCGAGTCATCACGATGAAAGATCGAGCCGAATCGGCGGGTCGCACCACGCCGCTTGCCACCAAAAGCCACATCGGAACCTTTTGCCATTCCCGCTCTTGCTCCATCGCAGTTCCTCCCTCCACCCGCCAGGTCACCGGCCGGCCCACAATCTCCGCAATTCCTCACTAGAACGGATAGATCCAGTCCAAGATCCGCGTGAACCATCCCGGTCGCTGCACATCGTCCACCACCCCGAGCCCGGAATATTCAATCTTGGCATTGGCAATCGCGGAAGACAGCACGGTGTTTTTCGTGTCCACGTCCACCCGCCGGACGTGCCCGCTCAAGACCATCCGCTGCCGTTCGCTGTTGACCGTCACTTCTCGATGACCCTCGATCCGCAGGTCGCCGTTGGGCAACACTTCCATCACCATCGCCGACAGGGTACCGGTCAAGGTATCGGCCCGGCTGGTTGCTCCCTTGCCGCCGAACTTGTTCTTGGCACTGGCTTCGATCCCCAGGCTTTGGCGTCCGCCCGCGCTCAGGCTCACCCCGGGGATACCGAGATATCCGCGGCCGGTGCCGCCCATGCTGTGATCGATCGTGGATTCCCGTTCGGCCGTGGTGTCGGCGCTCTTCGATCCCTTGTGGTTTTCGACGATCTTCACAGTCAAAATATCTCCCACCCGCATCGCCCGGAGATCTTCATAGAGATAGGCGCGGCCGTTCTCTTCCTGCCACAAGGACCCGACGGTTTTCGGAGGGGGCAACGGTTGCACGGTCACGGTCGGCGCCTTGGACGAATCCGAACTGCAAGCGGACAATAGCGCCAAGCAGGCCGCGCACCACACGAGTCCGGCGCAGGGGACCCTTCTGTCGAGCGGTTTGGGTTGCCGCATGGGATCGAACGAGGCCCGGGACGAGTCGGGAGCCATCCATCATCCTGGTCAGAATTCGACGCGGACCAATCCTGGCCCGGCCACGCGGCCGCGGACGTCCTTCCCCGAATCCTGATTCGTCACGGTGACATATTGCCCGAGCTGCGCCGCCGCCTTGGTGATGCCCGTGGCTTGAATCGAGAGCCCGCCCCGCCTGGCCTCGATCGTGACCCGGTCTCCCTTGCGCACCGTGAAGGGCTTGACCAGGGACGATCCGCGAATGGGCATCTGCGGCTGGAGGACCTTGCCGGGGCTCTTCCCGACCGCCTCGTCCGGATTCACCAGAAAATGGTGCGGCACGCCGTTGACTTTGACCCGGACGATCCCCACATCATCCGGCTCGATCAGTTCCTCCGGCTTCAACATTCGTGTCGGCGCAACCACGTCCGCGTAGAGCGAGACGTCGGCGATCACGTCGAGTGATTCGGTTTCCTGCCCGGCCACCACCGGAACGATCCGAAAGCGGCGGCGCCCAGCCGTATCCGCTCCGCCAGCATTGATTACCTCTAATTTCAGGGGACCGGCGGGACGCAGGACCGGTTCGGAGGGATCCAGAATCTCCGCTTCGACCTCTCCGACCCGGCTGCCGAAGCGAGCCTCCAGATGGGCCACGATGGCTTTCCGAAGCTGGTCGACCGTGACCTGTTGAACGCTCTGTTTTGCCCCCTGCGAGGCCTTGCCCACGTTCGTCTTGTCCGCATGGTCCGATGTCGCTTTGGGCGCGGCCGTGAGACCGGACCCGGCAGAGGCCGATACGGTCCCGAATGAGGGGCAGATCAACAGGAACGCACCCATCAACAGCACAATCGGTCGAAAATGGTCATCGTGCAGCATCGTCATTACCGCCGGATGTTGTTGGCGATCGCCATCATCTCGTCCGAGGCTTGAATCGTCTTCGAGTTGATCTCATAACTCCGCTGCGCGATGATCATGTTGACCATCTCTTCGGCCAGGTTGACGTTCGAGCTTTCCACGAATCCCTGCTGGATCAACCCGAATCCGGTCGAGAATCCCGGAATCCCCTGAATGGCCGGTCCGGACGCGAAACTGTCCAGGTAGAGGTTGTTGCCCATTGAGACCAGGCCGGACGGATTGTCGAACCGCACGAGCTGAATCTGCCCGACCTGCGACGCTTGCGTGACGCCCGGCAACAACACCGAGACCGTGCCGTCCTGGCCGATATCCACCTTCAAGGCGCCGGAGGGAATCGTGATGACGGGATTCAGAAGATCGCCGTCTCCCGTCACCAGGTTGCCGACGTTGTCCCGCTTGAAGGCCCCGTTGCGGGTGTACATGATCGTGCCGTCAGGACGGGACACCTGGAAGAACCCTGGCCCGTCGATCGCGACATCCATGTCGTTCCCGGTTTGGCGCATATTGCCCTGTTGCCATTCCTTCGCGACGGTCGTAGGCCGGACGCCCGCTCCCACCTGGATGCCGGCCGGGAACACGCCGACGCTCGACGCGCTGGTGCCGGGCATCCGTTGAATTTGGTACAGCAGGTCGGCGAATTCCGCCCGGCTGCGCTTGAAGGCGTTCGTGTTCACGTTCGCCAGGTTGTGCGCAATCGTATCGACATTCAGTTGTTGCGCCGTCATCCCCGTCGCCGCCGTCCACATTGCGCGAATCATGGAATCCCCCTTCTCTCGGTACCGAACCCTCTATCGATCACAGACCACGAGCGACTGATTCTGAGTGCTGAGTGCGCTCATTTCACGCCTTTCAGGCTAACCCACATTATTCATGACGGTTCGTCACGAAACCACTGAGACGCCAAGCGAGACGGGCACGCGGAGCCCCTTGCGGCGGAGGCGTACTTGAAACAGTACGTTGAGGCCGTGAGGGGCGAGCCTGCCCGCCCGCATGCCCCAGAGGCGCATGCGGGCTTGTCGCAGCGGCGTATCGGCGGTTGCAGTAGAAGCGTTCATGAATAATGTGGGCTAGGCCTGTACTCGGCCGAGTTCGTTGACCGCCAGTTCGGCCATCCGGTCGATCGTTTGAATCATCTTTTGCGCGGACTCGTACGAGCGCATCCCCTGAATCAGCTTTACCATTTCATCGAGCGGATTCACGTTGGACTCTTCCACCGCCGCGCTCATGACGGTGGAATTCTTCTGCACGGTGCCACCCTCCCCCGCGAAGAGGCTCTCCGCCACCTTGCGCGGCATCTGCTGCTCAGGAAACTCCACGACCTTCACGGTTCCGACCGGATGGCCGCCGACGGAGATGGTACCCCGCCCGTCGATCACGACCTCGCCGGGCGGCAGTTTCAATTCGCCCTTCGTGCCCATGACCGGAAGGCCGGCCTGCGTCACCAACCGCCGTTTCTCATCCAGGTGAAACACCCCGTTCCTGGTATAGCGCAGCCCCTCCGGCGCGCGGACTTCGAAGAATCCCGGCCCGTCGATCGCCAAGTCGAAGGGATTGCCCGTCGTTCGCAACCGCCCTGAATCAAACTGCGTATGGTTCCCGTGCGGTCCGACGAAGACCCGCTCGGCCGCTCCGAAGATCGGCGGCGGCATTCCGGAGACCAGACGGGCGTGAGAATCTGGCGAACCGGTAAGCCGGCGATGAGGCAGCAGGGCCTGAAACAGCGGTTCTTCCTGCTTGAACCCCTTGGTATTCACGTTGGCGATGTTGTGGGCGAAGACTTGAGTCCGTTGCTCCTGCGCCAGTGCTCCGGACAGGATCGGATAGATGCCTCGATTCATTGTTGTCTCTCCATCGTCTCCACGGTCTTCACGCCTTGATAGCAACCCCTATGCCATCGCCGGCCCTGTCGAACGACATGATTCTGCTGGTTCGATGGAGCATGACCGGCAGGCCGGCCATCGCCGGCAACCTTTTGCCTGGTCGTTTCCTCCCGATCAGGAAACAATTTCCCATTCGCCTCTCTCCGGCTCGCTCCTGCATCGGCGTTCAGCTCTGGAGCATTTGGAGCTTGGCCTTCAGGCGGAGGATCGTTTTCGCATGGATCTGGCAGACGCGCGATTCCGTGATCGACAGAATCCCGCCGATCTCCTTCATGGTCAGCTCTTCGCAATAATAAAGCGTAAGCACCAGCCGCTCCTTCTCGGGTAGCTCCTCGATCGCCCGTTCCAGGGCGCGGCGGACATCCTCGGCCACGACGTGGGAGAGTGGATCGGGGTGCTGCGTATCCACCAGCATGCGGAGGATCTTGTCCCCATCCGAATCCTGCACCGCCAGATCCTCCAAGCTCATGACGATGGCGCCCTGCGCCTGGGTCAGGAAGTCGGACAACTCGCCGGCGGACATCTGCAGCGCCGAGGCCAGTTCCTCCTCGGTCGGCGACCGGCCGTACCGGCGCGTCAACTCCGTCTCGGTCTTGTGCAAGAGCGTGATGCGCTCGTGAACGGACCGCGGAATCCAGTCCATCGATCGGATCTCGTCCAGCATCGCCCCTCGAATCCGAAACTCCGCATAGGTCTTGAAGTTCGCCTCGCGGGTTGGATCGTATTTGGTCATCGCGTCCATCAGCCCGATCACGCCGACCGAGATCAGGTCCTCGACGTCCATGTAGGCCGGCAGGCGAAAGGCCAGCCGATGGGCCATGACCCTGATCAGGGGAGCGAACTCCTGAATGACGCGCTCCCGATCCGAGGTCATCGGGGATCCCATTACCTTGGGGATCGCCCTCGTCCGCCCCAGAGGCGCCGCGTGCTCGTGTTTCATGATCCCTCGTCCTGTCGTCAGGCTTGCGTGACGAGCCGGTTCCAAAAGAATTGAACCCCGCCTTTGAGATGGCGGGCGGGTTCCCACTCCAACACGACCTCGGCCAGACGCCGAAAGGCTGCGCTGGAGGGCGCATGGGGAAAAGCGGTCAGCACGGCCTGCTGGCGCTGCACGGCCATGGGAAGATAGTCGTCCGCGGGAATCATCCCCGCATAGTCGATCGAAATGTTCAGGAAACGGCCTGAGACGAGCAGCAGCCGGCGGTAGACCTCCA
The DNA window shown above is from Nitrospira tepida and carries:
- a CDS encoding flagellar basal body P-ring protein FlgI produces the protein MKATSRRRAWHGSLVLSLLLAVLAEPASAVRIKDVGSIEGVRENQLIGYGLVVGLDRTGDQVIGGQFTVQAMMSMLNKMGINLVIDPIQLLTRNIASVMVTAKLPPFAKPGMAIDAVVSSMANAKSLQGGTLLLTPLKAPNQQVYAVAQGPISIGGFLGGVGGPGGSTVVKNHQAAGVVPSGALIEKEVVVDLDAWDSVSVLLRHADFTTAIRVAEAIDGVFGPGTATPVNAGLVRAAVPADYRGRVAHYIAALEGQDVVVDTPAKVVVNERTGTVVLGQHVRISNCAISHGNLIVSVKNTLNVSQPPAPIVGSTGGQTTVTPDVQTEVKEQESRLVVIDETVTLGDVVQALNAVGVTPRDLVAILSALKSAGALQANLEVI
- a CDS encoding flagellar basal body L-ring protein FlgH, producing the protein MAPDSSRASFDPMRQPKPLDRRVPCAGLVWCAACLALLSACSSDSSKAPTVTVQPLPPPKTVGSLWQEENGRAYLYEDLRAMRVGDILTVKIVENHKGSKSADTTAERESTIDHSMGGTGRGYLGIPGVSLSAGGRQSLGIEASAKNKFGGKGATSRADTLTGTLSAMVMEVLPNGDLRIEGHREVTVNSERQRMVLSGHVRRVDVDTKNTVLSSAIANAKIEYSGLGVVDDVQRPGWFTRILDWIYPF
- the flgA gene encoding flagellar basal body P-ring formation chaperone FlgA → MLHDDHFRPIVLLMGAFLLICPSFGTVSASAGSGLTAAPKATSDHADKTNVGKASQGAKQSVQQVTVDQLRKAIVAHLEARFGSRVGEVEAEILDPSEPVLRPAGPLKLEVINAGGADTAGRRRFRIVPVVAGQETESLDVIADVSLYADVVAPTRMLKPEELIEPDDVGIVRVKVNGVPHHFLVNPDEAVGKSPGKVLQPQMPIRGSSLVKPFTVRKGDRVTIEARRGGLSIQATGITKAAAQLGQYVTVTNQDSGKDVRGRVAGPGLVRVEF
- the flgG gene encoding flagellar basal-body rod protein FlgG, with translation MIRAMWTAATGMTAQQLNVDTIAHNLANVNTNAFKRSRAEFADLLYQIQRMPGTSASSVGVFPAGIQVGAGVRPTTVAKEWQQGNMRQTGNDMDVAIDGPGFFQVSRPDGTIMYTRNGAFKRDNVGNLVTGDGDLLNPVITIPSGALKVDIGQDGTVSVLLPGVTQASQVGQIQLVRFDNPSGLVSMGNNLYLDSFASGPAIQGIPGFSTGFGLIQQGFVESSNVNLAEEMVNMIIAQRSYEINSKTIQASDEMMAIANNIRR
- a CDS encoding flagellar hook-basal body protein, producing MNRGIYPILSGALAQEQRTQVFAHNIANVNTKGFKQEEPLFQALLPHRRLTGSPDSHARLVSGMPPPIFGAAERVFVGPHGNHTQFDSGRLRTTGNPFDLAIDGPGFFEVRAPEGLRYTRNGVFHLDEKRRLVTQAGLPVMGTKGELKLPPGEVVIDGRGTISVGGHPVGTVKVVEFPEQQMPRKVAESLFAGEGGTVQKNSTVMSAAVEESNVNPLDEMVKLIQGMRSYESAQKMIQTIDRMAELAVNELGRVQA
- a CDS encoding sigma-70 family RNA polymerase sigma factor, producing MKHEHAAPLGRTRAIPKVMGSPMTSDRERVIQEFAPLIRVMAHRLAFRLPAYMDVEDLISVGVIGLMDAMTKYDPTREANFKTYAEFRIRGAMLDEIRSMDWIPRSVHERITLLHKTETELTRRYGRSPTEEELASALQMSAGELSDFLTQAQGAIVMSLEDLAVQDSDGDKILRMLVDTQHPDPLSHVVAEDVRRALERAIEELPEKERLVLTLYYCEELTMKEIGGILSITESRVCQIHAKTILRLKAKLQMLQS